A genomic window from Streptomyces sp. NBC_00234 includes:
- a CDS encoding DUF6895 family protein: MSTRSAGLDEAVARLSAGARQWIGLHARYLDSPAGHTELPVTPRVKALLQLGLLLRYLGKAAPGDAALGEVASVVEHAWQREDFPHLLTLDPRYARQFELMYAALAPAGSATEAPRAVLARLTADGYLAPRRKPPYLHLEARFYADLAGADHRFASYEELYAASLPARATTLPVADLDVCVVTHTVFYLSDFGLRAPALTEGARVRALSVVERLTDHCVGLGEWDLVGKLVLAQYCLGADPLSTPSGAAGLRMLAGVQASDGAIPGRSVVKRAAADATPVESFRKSYQTTLVTALATLIVTSGRAGGLCAAGTTTVREAR; encoded by the coding sequence ATGAGTACGCGATCAGCCGGCCTCGATGAGGCCGTGGCACGTCTGTCCGCGGGTGCGCGGCAGTGGATAGGGCTGCACGCGCGGTACCTCGACTCCCCGGCAGGCCACACCGAGCTGCCGGTCACTCCGCGCGTCAAGGCCCTCCTGCAACTCGGCTTGCTTTTACGCTACTTGGGGAAGGCCGCGCCAGGTGACGCCGCCCTCGGCGAGGTGGCCTCGGTGGTCGAACATGCCTGGCAGCGTGAGGACTTCCCGCACCTGCTCACCCTCGACCCGCGGTACGCACGGCAGTTCGAGCTGATGTACGCGGCACTGGCACCGGCCGGCAGCGCCACCGAGGCGCCCCGCGCCGTACTGGCCCGACTGACGGCCGACGGCTACCTCGCGCCGCGCCGGAAGCCGCCGTACCTCCATCTGGAGGCCAGGTTCTACGCCGATCTCGCGGGCGCGGACCACCGGTTCGCCTCGTACGAGGAGCTGTACGCGGCCAGCCTGCCGGCCCGTGCCACCACGCTGCCCGTGGCCGACCTGGATGTCTGCGTGGTCACCCACACCGTCTTCTACCTCAGCGACTTCGGCCTCCGTGCTCCCGCCCTGACCGAGGGGGCCAGGGTGCGGGCACTCAGCGTCGTGGAACGGCTCACGGACCACTGCGTGGGACTCGGCGAATGGGACCTCGTCGGCAAGCTCGTACTCGCCCAGTACTGCCTGGGAGCGGATCCGCTGAGCACCCCCTCCGGGGCGGCCGGCCTCCGGATGCTCGCAGGGGTCCAGGCGTCCGACGGCGCGATCCCCGGACGGTCCGTCGTCAAGCGTGCGGCGGCGGACGCGACTCCTGTGGAGTCCTTCCGGAAGTCCTACCAGACGACCCTCGTCACAGCGCTGGCGACACTCATCGTCACGAGCGGGCGGGCCGGCGGGCTATGCGCCGCAGGAACAACAACAGTGCGGGAGGCGCGGTGA
- a CDS encoding iron-containing redox enzyme family protein yields the protein MNTSASLALRAERTPATPASLALRTKLTPTTPVLRAATAALWRPDGLRRRYPRYLAAMHPLVRASVPLLERAAERCAELDDPASRRLAAYYTRHAEEERDHDAWLLDDLAAVGAAPAALPHPVVVELAGAQYYRIEHEHPVTLLGYMAVLEGNAPGPRLADRLAEATGFPDAAFRTLREHAELDGGHLDDLHRVLDALALTPARQTAVSVSALHTANLLTRLFLSLAADPGGHQ from the coding sequence ATGAACACCTCCGCGTCTCTCGCGCTCAGGGCCGAACGCACGCCCGCCACCCCCGCGTCTCTCGCACTGAGGACCAAACTCACGCCCACCACCCCCGTGCTGAGGGCCGCGACCGCGGCCCTGTGGCGACCGGACGGCCTGCGCCGGCGGTACCCGCGCTATCTGGCCGCCATGCATCCGCTCGTACGGGCGTCGGTGCCGCTGCTGGAACGGGCCGCCGAGCGGTGCGCCGAGCTGGACGACCCGGCCTCGCGGCGCCTCGCGGCGTACTACACCCGCCACGCCGAGGAGGAACGCGACCACGACGCCTGGCTGCTCGACGACCTGGCCGCCGTCGGCGCCGCGCCCGCCGCCCTGCCGCACCCCGTCGTCGTCGAACTCGCCGGGGCGCAGTACTACCGGATCGAGCACGAGCACCCCGTCACGCTGCTCGGCTACATGGCGGTCCTGGAGGGCAACGCCCCCGGGCCCCGGCTCGCGGACCGCCTCGCCGAGGCCACCGGGTTCCCCGACGCCGCGTTCCGCACCCTGCGGGAACACGCGGAGCTCGACGGCGGTCACCTCGACGACCTGCACCGGGTGCTCGACGCGCTCGCGCTGACCCCGGCCCGGCAGACGGCTGTCTCCGTCAGCGCCCTGCACACGGCCAACCTGCTGACCCGGCTCTTCCTCTCCCTCGCCGCCGACCCCGGAGGGCACCAGTGA
- a CDS encoding DUF6895 family protein, with amino-acid sequence MSSSLEQLSSGALDWLGRNLDHFDPFSSSARSATHGKAKAALELALLCHCAARTEHAPEALSGAIALVRKLWQDPDFPPLFDDVPAHASTYGLIYAALAPDGIGGTECRATLARLSPDLLSPHGKSAYRGIEIRYYADKAGVRHGMEPYAELLPRSPLVALPSATAEVPASPDAAPLATPEAYALTHTAFYLGDFGRTAPGLTGSALAHARALVARMLDHCVQHDRWDLAAELVLTQFILGSEPLRTPSGAAAVECLVRAQRPDGAIPGRSAALAAPPSAPAGEFFRKAYHTTLVTALMALIVSSPRHS; translated from the coding sequence ATGTCCTCATCTCTGGAGCAGCTCTCCTCCGGCGCGCTCGACTGGCTGGGACGGAATCTGGACCACTTCGACCCGTTCTCGTCGAGCGCCCGGTCGGCGACGCACGGAAAGGCGAAGGCCGCACTCGAACTGGCGCTGCTCTGCCACTGCGCGGCCCGCACGGAACACGCACCGGAGGCGTTGAGCGGGGCGATCGCCCTCGTCCGGAAGCTCTGGCAGGATCCGGACTTCCCGCCGCTCTTCGACGACGTCCCCGCCCACGCCTCCACGTACGGGCTGATCTACGCCGCGCTGGCCCCCGACGGGATCGGCGGCACGGAGTGCCGGGCCACGCTCGCACGGCTGTCCCCCGACCTCCTCTCGCCGCACGGGAAATCGGCCTACCGGGGCATCGAGATCCGCTACTACGCGGACAAGGCCGGCGTACGCCACGGCATGGAGCCGTACGCCGAACTCCTCCCGCGGAGCCCGCTCGTCGCCCTCCCCTCCGCCACCGCGGAGGTACCGGCGTCACCGGACGCGGCGCCGCTCGCCACCCCCGAGGCATACGCCCTGACCCATACCGCCTTCTATCTCGGCGACTTCGGCCGGACCGCCCCCGGCTTGACCGGGAGCGCCCTGGCCCACGCGCGGGCACTGGTCGCCCGGATGCTGGACCACTGCGTCCAGCACGATCGGTGGGACCTGGCCGCGGAACTCGTCCTCACCCAGTTCATCCTGGGGAGCGAACCGCTGCGCACGCCCTCGGGAGCCGCGGCGGTGGAGTGCCTGGTACGGGCCCAGCGGCCCGACGGCGCGATCCCGGGGCGGTCGGCGGCGCTCGCGGCACCCCCGTCGGCCCCGGCCGGGGAGTTCTTCCGCAAGGCGTACCACACGACCCTGGTGACCGCCCTCATGGCGCTGATCGTCTCCTCGCCGAGGCACTCATGA
- a CDS encoding radical SAM protein, translated as MDLAELVGLRPVPCGGLLVALTRRCPMSCAHCSTGSSLSVSEEPDPEHLLRFVGSFGAEDRPDVVMMTGGEPLLLPDLVTRLAGLAQTAGSRVALLSGMFFARDGRFPDRIMRAVTALDHFSASMDVHHEREVPRGDVLRALRAVLDAGIPVSVHLTGTGPDDPYLADAVADVRRTFGARVPMLVNEVRPLGRAAGLVRATPPGPDGSLVSPCTLAAWPVVAFDGTVAACCNQWTVDRRPVPPHLRLGHIADDDWPTVRERSLGSPVLRMLRAVGPRRMHARYASSPAPAGYCRSCHALGDRPDVLAGAAREAGGRVGELLDQLSTEQQLAAGPAALVRRMGCARYAHLVESDAVHEPLPAGEGSGR; from the coding sequence ATGGACCTGGCAGAGCTCGTCGGCCTGCGGCCGGTGCCCTGCGGCGGCCTCCTGGTGGCGCTCACCCGGCGCTGCCCCATGAGCTGCGCACACTGCTCCACCGGATCCTCCCTCTCCGTCTCCGAGGAGCCCGACCCGGAGCACCTGCTGCGCTTCGTCGGTTCGTTCGGCGCGGAGGACCGCCCGGACGTGGTCATGATGACGGGCGGCGAACCGTTGCTGCTGCCGGATCTCGTCACGCGCCTGGCCGGTCTCGCGCAGACCGCGGGATCCCGGGTCGCCCTGCTCAGCGGGATGTTCTTCGCCCGTGACGGACGGTTCCCGGACCGGATCATGCGTGCCGTCACGGCCCTCGACCACTTCTCGGCGAGCATGGACGTCCACCACGAGCGCGAGGTTCCGCGCGGCGACGTGTTGCGCGCGCTCCGGGCCGTGCTGGACGCCGGGATCCCCGTCAGCGTCCATCTCACCGGCACCGGCCCCGACGACCCGTATCTGGCGGACGCCGTCGCGGATGTCCGCCGCACCTTCGGCGCCCGGGTGCCCATGCTGGTCAACGAGGTCCGGCCGCTCGGCCGGGCCGCGGGCCTCGTCCGGGCGACGCCGCCCGGACCGGACGGCTCCCTCGTGAGCCCGTGCACCCTCGCGGCCTGGCCGGTGGTCGCCTTCGACGGGACCGTGGCCGCCTGCTGCAACCAGTGGACGGTGGACCGTCGCCCCGTTCCCCCGCACCTGCGACTCGGCCACATCGCCGACGACGACTGGCCCACCGTCCGCGAGCGCTCCCTCGGCTCCCCGGTGCTGCGTATGCTGCGCGCCGTCGGCCCCCGGCGGATGCACGCCCGGTACGCGTCCTCGCCCGCCCCGGCCGGCTACTGCCGCAGCTGTCACGCACTGGGCGACCGCCCGGACGTCCTCGCGGGCGCGGCGCGCGAGGCCGGCGGCCGGGTCGGCGAACTCCTCGACCAGCTCAGCACCGAGCAGCAGTTGGCCGCCGGACCCGCAGCCCTGGTACGGCGCATGGGCTGCGCCCGGTACGCGCACCTGGTCGAGTCCGACGCCGTGCACGAGCCGCTTCCCGCGGGGGAGGGGAGCGGCCGATGA
- a CDS encoding aroma-sacti cluster domain-containing protein, whose amino-acid sequence MPGEPPSGPTLEALGAAGFDVDALSEEQHEVLRALTREELALLVDIRGRLDAAAPEVQAHADVAGGALF is encoded by the coding sequence CTGCCCGGCGAGCCCCCGTCCGGGCCCACCCTGGAAGCGCTCGGCGCCGCGGGGTTCGACGTCGACGCCCTCAGCGAGGAGCAGCACGAGGTTCTGCGCGCGCTCACCCGGGAGGAACTGGCCCTGCTCGTCGACATCAGGGGGCGGCTCGACGCGGCGGCCCCCGAAGTACAGGCCCACGCCGACGTGGCGGGCGGCGCCCTCTTCTGA
- a CDS encoding glycosyltransferase: MKILLCPLSDGGYLYPAIATGRELRRRGHHVSVLGRSSAAPVAAEAGLPFAAAEDFGGRRAFSATWWGKTGAAQYRATLRAAREARADLLVTSVLCTGALLAAEALDIPVVVIGLSLHLWDYRAGGADERHLGRTRESRTLDCRRIYAAAREEAGLTGRAGRWEDPLLGDALLLRGDPALEYPGAELPERVRHVGPLTWEPTPDRAEVEAVGAHLERSGKPVVYVHLGRFFGGNSLWPRLNEAFTGGRFQAVVEQGRSTEPHPAPGADILLVRKPWMGPLVDLAGLVLANGTSAPVLAALLRGLPLALSPNGSEQPLLTGACVRTGVAVRLPNTPSAEPAALLESVWRDDGLRTRARALGARLAAPDSAARAADTVERVAQASATPKEDHEYAISRPR; the protein is encoded by the coding sequence GTGAAGATCCTGCTCTGCCCGCTCAGCGACGGCGGCTACCTGTACCCGGCGATCGCGACCGGGCGGGAGCTGCGGCGCCGCGGCCACCACGTCAGCGTGCTGGGCCGGTCCAGCGCCGCGCCCGTCGCGGCAGAGGCCGGACTGCCTTTCGCGGCGGCGGAGGACTTCGGCGGACGAAGGGCGTTCTCCGCCACGTGGTGGGGGAAGACCGGAGCGGCGCAGTACCGGGCGACGCTGCGCGCGGCCCGGGAGGCGCGGGCCGACCTGCTGGTCACCTCCGTGCTGTGCACCGGCGCCCTGCTCGCCGCCGAGGCACTGGACATTCCGGTGGTGGTGATCGGGCTCTCGCTCCATCTGTGGGACTACCGGGCGGGTGGCGCCGACGAACGGCACCTGGGCAGGACCCGGGAGAGCCGGACCCTCGACTGCCGGCGGATCTACGCCGCCGCGCGGGAGGAGGCCGGTCTGACAGGGCGTGCCGGCCGGTGGGAGGACCCGCTGCTGGGTGACGCGCTGCTGCTGCGCGGGGATCCGGCGCTGGAGTACCCGGGCGCGGAACTCCCCGAGCGGGTACGGCACGTGGGCCCGCTGACCTGGGAGCCGACGCCCGACCGGGCGGAGGTCGAGGCGGTCGGGGCACACCTGGAACGGTCCGGCAAACCCGTCGTCTACGTCCACCTGGGCCGCTTCTTCGGGGGCAACAGTCTGTGGCCCCGACTCAACGAGGCATTCACCGGCGGCCGGTTCCAGGCCGTGGTCGAGCAGGGCCGCTCCACCGAACCTCACCCCGCTCCGGGCGCCGACATCCTGCTCGTCCGCAAGCCCTGGATGGGTCCGCTCGTCGACCTGGCCGGGCTGGTGCTGGCCAACGGCACCTCCGCTCCCGTGCTGGCCGCTCTGCTGCGCGGGCTGCCCCTCGCGCTCTCGCCCAATGGCTCCGAACAGCCGTTGCTCACCGGCGCCTGCGTACGGACGGGCGTGGCCGTGCGACTACCGAACACCCCGTCCGCGGAACCGGCGGCGCTGCTGGAGTCGGTGTGGCGCGACGACGGCCTGCGGACCCGCGCCCGTGCGCTCGGCGCCAGGCTGGCCGCGCCGGACAGCGCGGCGCGCGCGGCCGACACCGTCGAGCGGGTGGCTCAGGCATCCGCGACCCCGAAGGAGGACCATGAGTACGCGATCAGCCGGCCTCGATGA
- a CDS encoding radical SAM protein, with translation MSDRAATAPSGARLLQGERNWWFLGPGGVARLGGRHVTADGALRPEAEQRLRESGMFTPTQVRAYALTVLTSTHCNLGCGYCFQNTAQDQLGGTRPPRIARTRLTSETISSLLGFTERQMAAVGLEKLRILLFGGEPLLNPRGCVELLERAADIAPTSAWMISNATLLTPTLARRLAGLGLTSVQVTFDGDRADHDRIRIGRADGSGTFDKIVRNIVKASEVSQLQWTLRVNVSQETFHGVDALIERLAATLDPARCTLYFARIGDVGVGYANSLLHTGELPTAFTRWQRRALDLGFAVSRPGSRKTCVTCGHADGRYGAVVSADGTLASCWETAGKPDWEVGTVAEGYLPSTVTDDRWVACQDLYRYDEDARTLARFRDTVDTALLDYLDETGRL, from the coding sequence CTGTCCGACCGGGCCGCCACCGCCCCCTCCGGCGCGCGCCTCCTCCAGGGCGAGCGCAACTGGTGGTTCCTCGGCCCGGGCGGGGTGGCCCGCCTCGGCGGGCGGCACGTCACCGCCGACGGAGCCCTGCGTCCCGAGGCGGAACAACGGCTGCGCGAGAGCGGCATGTTCACACCCACCCAGGTCCGGGCCTACGCGCTGACCGTCCTCACCAGCACCCACTGCAACCTGGGCTGCGGATACTGCTTCCAGAACACCGCGCAGGACCAGCTGGGCGGAACCCGGCCGCCCCGGATCGCCCGGACCCGCCTCACCTCGGAGACGATCTCCTCGCTCCTCGGCTTCACCGAGCGGCAGATGGCCGCCGTCGGCCTGGAGAAGCTCAGGATCCTCCTCTTCGGAGGGGAGCCCCTGCTCAATCCCCGCGGCTGCGTGGAACTGCTGGAGCGGGCCGCGGACATCGCGCCGACCTCGGCCTGGATGATCTCCAACGCCACGCTGCTCACCCCGACGCTGGCGCGGCGGCTCGCCGGCCTCGGGCTGACGTCCGTCCAGGTCACCTTCGACGGCGACCGCGCCGATCACGACCGGATCCGGATCGGCCGGGCGGACGGCAGCGGAACCTTCGACAAGATCGTCCGCAACATCGTCAAGGCTTCCGAGGTCTCGCAGCTCCAGTGGACACTGCGGGTGAACGTCTCGCAGGAGACCTTCCACGGGGTCGACGCGCTGATCGAACGGCTCGCGGCCACCCTCGACCCCGCACGGTGCACCCTGTACTTCGCCCGTATCGGCGACGTGGGTGTCGGCTACGCCAACAGCCTGCTGCACACGGGCGAACTGCCGACCGCCTTCACCCGCTGGCAGCGCCGGGCGCTCGACCTCGGCTTCGCCGTGAGCCGACCGGGCTCCCGTAAGACCTGCGTCACCTGCGGTCACGCCGACGGCCGTTACGGCGCGGTGGTGAGTGCGGACGGGACCCTGGCCAGCTGCTGGGAGACCGCGGGCAAACCCGACTGGGAGGTCGGGACGGTCGCCGAGGGCTACCTGCCCAGCACGGTGACCGACGACCGGTGGGTCGCCTGCCAGGACCTCTACCGCTACGACGAGGACGCACGGACGCTCGCGCGGTTCCGCGACACCGTCGACACGGCCCTGCTCGACTACCTGGACGAGACGGGGCGGCTGTAG
- a CDS encoding MFS transporter → MTPRLTLINRDYTRLWFGQAVSSVGDAVFSTTLVLWVATVLAKDETWAPMAVSGVLMASSAAVLVIGPLAGVFVDRWDKRVTMLRTEVVRIGLVAVLTAATFLPVDDLPAGAWLALVYATVLLLHAAGQFFSPARFAILADLVTGEADRARAAGIAQATGETAWIIGPPLAAPLLFTAGLQWAMLFNALSYAVSYIAIRSIGVRPPATGSAGPDAAPKPAVRQRTSVRREFVDGLRFFARSRFLVALLLLAVIGQFGIGALSTLNVFFTTDNLHASAHLYGYIGMAMGVGGITGALCGGRVVQWLGARRSTWISLLVSGVLLVAYSRQTGFIGGIALLFVFTVPLTVLNTAMAPLLLAAAPADYLGRVMAVFYPVTKLASMLSAVLSGWLAGSVLHGVSGSVGGLRFGPIDTIFALSGLIVVLSGVFAFFALPGRETTEETAEKAPEEAAVGTAAPPGPRPA, encoded by the coding sequence ATGACACCGCGCCTGACGCTGATCAACCGCGACTACACCCGCCTGTGGTTCGGCCAGGCCGTCTCGTCCGTGGGGGACGCCGTCTTCAGCACCACTCTCGTGCTGTGGGTGGCCACCGTTCTGGCGAAGGACGAGACATGGGCGCCCATGGCGGTCAGCGGCGTCCTGATGGCGTCGAGCGCCGCCGTGCTGGTCATCGGTCCGCTCGCGGGCGTCTTCGTCGACCGCTGGGACAAGCGCGTCACGATGCTCCGCACCGAGGTGGTCCGCATCGGGCTGGTGGCCGTGCTGACCGCCGCCACCTTCCTGCCGGTCGACGACCTCCCGGCAGGAGCCTGGCTCGCCCTCGTCTACGCGACCGTGCTCCTGCTGCACGCGGCCGGCCAGTTCTTCTCACCGGCGCGCTTCGCGATTCTCGCGGATCTCGTGACGGGGGAAGCCGACCGCGCCCGGGCGGCCGGCATCGCACAGGCGACCGGTGAGACGGCCTGGATCATCGGCCCGCCCCTCGCCGCGCCCCTGTTGTTCACCGCCGGTCTGCAGTGGGCCATGCTCTTCAACGCGCTGTCCTACGCGGTGTCGTACATCGCCATCCGCTCCATCGGCGTACGTCCGCCGGCCACCGGCTCGGCCGGTCCGGACGCCGCCCCGAAGCCCGCGGTGCGGCAACGGACCAGCGTACGGCGGGAGTTCGTGGACGGCCTGCGCTTCTTCGCACGGAGCAGGTTCCTCGTCGCGCTCCTTCTGCTCGCCGTCATCGGCCAGTTCGGGATCGGCGCGCTGAGCACCCTCAACGTCTTCTTCACCACCGACAACCTCCACGCGTCGGCCCACCTCTACGGGTACATCGGCATGGCCATGGGAGTGGGCGGCATCACCGGAGCGCTGTGCGGGGGCCGGGTCGTCCAGTGGCTCGGAGCACGGCGCAGTACGTGGATCAGCCTGCTGGTGAGCGGAGTTCTGCTGGTCGCCTACTCCCGGCAGACCGGGTTCATCGGCGGCATCGCCCTGCTCTTCGTCTTCACCGTTCCGCTCACCGTGCTGAACACGGCGATGGCACCGCTCCTGCTCGCGGCGGCGCCGGCGGACTACCTCGGCCGGGTGATGGCCGTGTTCTACCCGGTGACGAAGCTGGCGTCGATGCTCTCCGCGGTCCTGTCCGGCTGGCTCGCCGGTTCCGTCCTGCATGGCGTCTCCGGCTCGGTCGGCGGTCTCCGGTTCGGCCCCATCGACACGATCTTCGCGCTGTCCGGGCTGATCGTGGTGTTGTCCGGTGTCTTCGCCTTCTTCGCCCTGCCCGGCAGGGAGACGACCGAGGAGACAGCCGAGAAGGCTCCCGAGGAGGCAGCTGTCGGAACGGCCGCACCACCCGGCCCGCGACCGGCCTGA